GCTGCGGGCCGAGAGCATGGAGCGTGTCGGCCAACTCGACGTGGCGGCGGGGATGAGCAGCCAGCGCGGCTGGGTGTTCCTGGCCACCGGGCTGAGTGAGGGCGCTCACGAACGCGAGCTCGAAGAGCAGGACATGCACAGTGCGTGGTTTTCCGGTGGCGAGGTGGAGCGGATGATCCGCGAGGGTGACATCACCGACGCCCAGAGCATCGCCGCGTGGGCGTTTCTCATGTTGCGCGAGAGTGAAAGTCGCCGTTGACATCAACTTAGGTTGAGGTTCTACGGTCGAGCGCGTGACCCACTCAGAGGTAATCGTCGACCAGGTCGTCATTCGAGACGGCTTCGTTCCGCTGATCGATATCAGCAGCGCCCGCACCGGGGACCAGCGTCAACGCCAGGCGGTGGCCGATGCCATCGGCCGGTGCTGCGAGACCAGCGGCTTCCTGCTGCTCGTCGGCCACGGCGTGCCCGATGACGTGATCGCCGACGTCAACCACGCCCTGCGCGAATTCTTCTACCTGCCCAAGGCCGTAAAGGACCGACTGCGGTCGGACCCCACCGACCCACTGGCCCGCGGATACAGCAGCGCGGGCAACCTGGCCGCCACGAACGACGGTGCCGACATCGAGGCCGAGCACCAAACACCGGACCAGGTAGAGAAGTTCGTTCACTTCCCGCTCGGCAACCCGGAAGGCATCGACGGGCCGGGATGGACCGACGAACGCGTCTTCGTCGCCGAACGCTGGCCCGACGTCCCGGGTTTCCGCACGGCTTACCAACGCTATTACGCCGAAATGTCGTCGCTCGCCACCGAATTGTCCCGGTTGTTCGCGTTGGCCCTCGGCCTGCGCGAGGACTGGTTCGACACGTTGATCGACCGACACAACTCCAACCTGATGGCCAATTACTACCCGGCTGACGACCAGCCCGCGGGGCACATCCGGCTGAGCCAGCACAGTGACTGGGGAAATCTCACGATCCTGTTGCAGGACGAATCCCAGCGCGGGCTACAGGTTCTCGACAACAACGGCGAATGGCTTGATGTCCCGCTGGTTCCGGGCGCATTCGTCATCAACATCGGCGACCTGCTGGCGCGGTGGACCAACGACCGGTGGGTCAGCACGGTGCACCGCGTGGTGAGCACCGGGGCGCCTGCGGCCGAACGGTTCAGCCTGCCGTTCTTTCATCAGCCCAACTTCGACGCGGCGATCGAGTGCATCCCCACCTGCGCGACACCGGACAACCCACCGCGCTACGAACCAGTGGTCTCCGGGCCGTATCTGCTCAACAAGTTCAAGATCGCGTACGGCCAGGATCCCGAGTGACGTTGTGATTCAGTGCCGTTCGGCCAGGGCACGCAGGAAGAACGTCAGGTTGGCGGGGCGTTCAGCCAATCGCCGCACGAAGTAGCCGTACCACTCGTAGCCGAAGGGTACGTATACGCGGACATGATTGCCCGCCTCGGCCAGCCGGCGCTGTTCGGCATCGCGGATGTTGTAGAGCATCTGGTACTCGAAACCGTCGACGTCACGACCGAATTCAGAGGCCAGGCCCGGGACGGCATCGATGATCACCGGGTCGTGCGAGGCCACCATCGGATAGCCCGATCCGGCCATGAGTACCCGCAGGCACCGTAGGTAGGAGTCCGTGACGTCGTCGGCGTCCCGGTAGGCCACCGAGGCCGGTTCGTCGTAGGCGCCCTTGCACAATCGGATGCGGGCGCCGGATGCCGCGAACTCGCGGCAGTCGTCCTCGGTCCGGTGCAGGTATGCCTGCAGAACCGTGCCCAGCCAGTCGAATTCGGTGCGCAGGTCGCGAACGATCGACAGGGTGGAGTCGGTGGTGGTGTGGTCTTCGGCGTCCACGGTCACCCAGGCTCCCACCTCACGCGCCTTGGCGCAGATGGTGTGCGCGTTCTCGTAGGCGATCTTCTCGCCGTCGCGGGGCAGCGACTGGCCGAGGGCCGAGAGTTTCAGCGAGACCTCCAGCGGCCGCACCGTCGCGTCGACGTCGCCGCGCTGCGCCAAGCCGTCGAGCAGAGCGAGGTAGGCCTGCACGGTGCGGTCGGCGTCGTCGGCGCAGGTGGTGTCCTCACCGAGATGGTCGACGGTGACGAACCTGCCCGAATTTCGCAGTGCCCCAACGGTGTAGAGCGCGTCGGGGATGGTCTCCCCCGCCACGAACCGATCCACGACCTTACGGGTGACCGGCAGGCGTTCCGCCGTGCGACGCAACCGAGGTGACCGGGACGCGGCCAGGATCGTAGGCCGGGCCACCCGCTGGAAGATGCCCATCGTCAGGCCTCCATGTGCGGATAGGTGTGATTGGTGGGAGGCACGAAGGTCTCCTTGATGGACCGGGCCGATGTCCAGCGCAGCAGGTTCTGCGCCGAGCCGGCCTTGTCGTTGGTGCCCGACGCGCGCGACCCGCCGAAGGGCTGCTGCCCCACCACGGCGCCGGTCGGCTTGTCGTTGACGTAGAAGTTGCCCGCCGCGTTCCGCAGCCGGTCGGCGGCGGTGAGCACGGCCTCGCGGTCGTCGGCGATCACCGCGCCGGTCAGGGCGTAGCGGGCACCGGTGTCGACCACGTCGAGGATCTCGTCGTACTCGGCGTCGGGATAGACGTGTACGGCCAGGATCGGGCCGAAGTACTCGGTGGAGAACGCCTCGTCGGTCGGGTCGTCGGACAGCAGCACGGTGGGCCGCACGAAATAGCCTTCGCTGTCGTCATATTCGCCGCCGGCCGCGATGGTGACGCCCGCGGCGCCCTTGGCCCGCTCGATGGCGTCGACGTTCTTGGTGAAGGCGCGTTCGTCGATCACCGCGCCGCCGTAGTTGGTCAGGTCGGTGACGTCGCCGTACGGCAGTTCGGAGGTGGCCGACAGGAAGTCGTCGCCCATCTGGTTCCACACCGACCGCGGGATGAAAGCCCGCGACGCTGCCGAGCATTTCTGCCCCTGGTAGTCGAAGGCTCCACGGATTAGCGCGGTGCGCAGCACATCCGGGCGGGCCGAGGCATGTGCGACGACAAAGTCCTTGCCACCGGTCTCGCCCACCAGCCGCGGATAGGTGTGGTAGCGGTCGATGTTGTTGCCGACCTCGCGCCACAGGTGCTGGAACGTGGCGGTCGATCCGGTGAAGTGGATGCCGGCCAGCCGCGGATCGGCTAGGGCCACATCCGACACCGCGATGCCGTCACCGGTCACCAGGTTGATCACACCGGGCGGCAGGCCGGCGGCCTCCAGCAGTTGCATGGTCAGGTAGGCCGCGAAGGTCTGGGTGGGCGACGGCTTCCACACCACGGTGTTGCCCATCAGGGCGGGCGCGGTGGGCAGGTTGCCCGCGATGGCGGTGAAATTGAACGGCGTGATGGCGTAGACGAAGCCTTCCAGCGGCCGGTGGTCGGTGCGGTTCCAGACGCCGGGGCTGCTGATCGGCTGCTGCGCCAGGATCTGGCGGGCGAAGGCGACGTTGAACCGCCAGAAGTCGATCAGCTCGCAGGGGGCATCGATCTCGGCCTGGTAGGCGGTCTTGGACTGCCCGAGCATGGTGGCCGCGGCGATCTTCTCCCGCCACGGACCGGACAGCAGGTCGGCGGCCCGCAGGAACACCGCGGCACGCTCGTCGAACGGCAGCCGGGCCCAGTCGTACTTGGCGGCCAGCGCGGCGTCGATCGCCGCTGTCGCGTCGGAGTGTTCGGCGTTGGTCAGGGTTCCGAGCCGCGCGGAATGGCGGTGCGGCTGCACCACGTCGATGCGGGCGCCACCCCCCATCGTGTGCTTGCCCCCGATGACGTGCGGCAGGTCGATCGGGGCGCCGGTGAGTTCGCCGAGCGCGGTGCTGAGCCGGGCACGTTCGCCCGAGCCGGGTGCGTAGTCATGGACCGGCTCGTTGGCCGGCAACGGCACGTTGGTGATGGCATCCATGCCTCAAGAATCCCCGACGTGACCCACGCAACACTTGTCCAGACCGACAACACTATGTGGGATGGCTAGTACGATCCCACAATATGCGGGTCCCCGGTGTCAGCCTGGGCCAACTGCTGTTGGCCCTGGATGCCACGCTGGTCCGGCTGGTGCAGGCACCGCGGGGCCTGGACCTGCCGGTGGCCTCGGCGGCGCTGATCGATTCCGACGATGTGCGGCTGGGCCTGGCCCCGTCGGCGGGATCGGCGGACGTGTTCTTCCTGCTCGGGGTGTCCGAGCAGGACGCGCTGCGCTGGGTCGAGCAGCAGAGTGCGCGGCGTCCGCCCACCGCGATCTTCATCAAGGAACCGTCGGGCGCCGTCGTCGCGCGTGCGGTGGCCGCGGGGACCGCGGTGGTGGCCGTCGACCCGCGGGCCCGCTGGGAACGGCTCTACCGGTTGGTCAACCACGTCTTCGAGCATCACGGCGACGGTGCCCTGCACGATTCCGGCACCGATCTGTTCGGCCTGGCCCAGTCGGTCGCCGACCGCACGCACGGTATGGTCAGCATCGAGGACGCGCAATCTCATGTGCTGGCGTACTCGGCGTCCAGCGACGAGGCCGACGAGCTGCGCCGGCTGTCGATCCTCGGCCGGGCCGGTCCGCCGGAGCACCTGGCCTGGATCGCCCAGTGGGGCATCTTCGACGCGCTGCGGTCCCGCCCCGAGGCGGTCCGCGTGGCCGAACGGCCCGAGCTGGGTCTGCGGCCCCGCCTGGCGATCGGCATCTTCCAGCCCGCCGCCGACGAGCGCCGGGCCCCGGCCTTCGTCGGGACCATCTGGGTGCAACAGGGCAGCCGTCCACTGGCCGACGACGCCGAGGAGGTGCTGCGCGGCGCGGCGGTGCTGGCCGCGCGCATCATGGCCCGGCTGGCCGCGACCCCGTCGACGCATGCGGTGCGCGTCCAGGAACTGCTGGGGTTGGGCGACCCCGACACCCCGGTCGAGGTGGAGCTGATCGCCCGCGAGCTCGGGGTGGCGGCCGACGGCCGGGCGGCGGTGATCGGTTTCGACAGCGGCGCCGCGTCGGGCCGGCTCGCCGATGTACTGGCGTTGAGCGCCAGCGCTTTTCGCCATGACGCCCAGATGGCCTCGGCGGGCTCGCGGGTCTATGTGTTGTTTCCCAGTACCGGCAAGGCGGTGACGTCCTGGGTGCGGGGCACGGTGGCGGCACTGCGCGCCGAATTGGGACTGCAGCTGCATGCGGTGATCGCCAGCCCGGTGGCCGGGCTGGCCGGCGCGGCGGGCGCGCGCGCCGATGTGGACCGGGTACTCGACAGCGCCGAACGCCATCCGGGCGCACTCGCCGCGGTCACCTCCCTGGCCGAGGCCCGTACCACGGTGCTGCTCGACGAGATCGTCACCGCGATCGCCACCGACGAGCGGCTGATCGACCCCCGGGTGCGGGCACTGCGGGCCGACGAGCCGGTACTCGCCGAAACCCTTGGCGTGTACCTGGATTGCTTCGGTGACGTCGCCGCAGCCGCCCAGCACCTGCATGTGCATCCCAACACCGTGCGATACCGGATCCGCCGGGTCGAGCAGTTGCTGGGCGCCTCGCTCAACGATGCCGATGTCCGGTTGCTGCTCGCGTTGAGTCTGCGCGCCACCGCGTGAGACCGCCGAAATTGGTGCGCTGGACCGAGGCGGGCGTCACCCAGAATGGCTGCAGGGCCGATCGACGCGAGTGAGGAGGTCGCCATGCTGGTGCTGGGGGGCATCCTGTGTTTTCTGATGGCGGCCGCGCTGGTGTACTTCGCCCTGCGCCCCAAGCTCGCGTTCCACCTCGATGAGGGCTGGAAGTTCCGCGGCGAGACCGAGCCGTCGGAGGCCTACATCGCGGTCAACGGGGTGGGCCGGCTCATCGCGGCCGTCGTGGCGGTGGTGATAGGCATCGCCTGCATCGGGCAGTACTTCGGCGACAAACGCGATGAGCGGGCCAAGCAGGAGCAAACCGACCTGTATGCCGTGGCCGAGCAGCGGTGTGAGTCCGAGGTGAAGCCCAGGTTCGACGAGGCCATCAAGTGGGACAACGGGAAGATCGCCAATCCCGATGAGCTGCACGCGCTCGCGCAGGCCCTCGATGTGGAGATCGAGATCAAGCCGAGTTCCGCACCCGGGCCCAACCGCACGAGCGTCCAGACCAGCAATATGTTTGTGCGTGACCCGGCGTTGCCGAAGTACCACGACATGCTGCTGTACTACAGCGGCCTGCCGTCGCACCTCGGTCCGAGGTTCGAGCCCGTCGAGTGCTCGCTCGCTCCGCCCCTCTGACCGGCCGCCCGCCCTGTCCATCGTTCGGTTGACAGACAAATCATCCGTGAAGTCGTCGCACGCGGGCGCCCGGAGGAGCACCGTAGCGGTATGACTACCGCAGCGATTCAGCAAGAATCCGAGCATCCGTTTCTGAGTGGAAACTTCGCTCCGGTGCACGACGAGGTCACGGTCACCGACCTCAAGGTCACCGGAACCATTCCGGGCTACCTCGATGGGCGTTACCTGCGTATCGGCCCCAATCCGTTGCGGGCGCCTGACCCGCGGCACTATCACTGGTTCCTCGGCGACGGCATGGCACACGGGATCCGGCTGCGCGACGGCGCGGCGACCTGGTACCGCAACCGGTGGGTGCGGTCGTCGTCGGTGGCGCGCGAGCTCGGCGAGCAGTGGGCGGGCGGCGCGCATTCGGCCGGCTTCGATTTCGCGACGAACACCAACATCATCGGGCATGCCGGTAAGACCTTGGCGCTCACCGAGGCCGGTGTGCGGCCCTACGAGCTCACCGAGGAGCTCGACACCGTCGGCCCGACGGATTTCTGCGGAACCCTGTTCGGCGGCTACACGGCCCATCCCAAGCACGACCCGAAAACGGGTGAGCTGCACGCAGTCTCATACAACCCGCTACGCGGCAACCTGATGAGCTACACCGTGACCGGGGTAGACGGCCGGGTGCGGCGCGCCGTCGACATCCCTCTGCCGGCGCAGACGATGATGCACGACTTCACGCTCACCGAGAAGTACGTGGTGATCTACGACCTGCCGGTGATCCTCGACCTGACCACCGCGGTCAAGCACGCTCCGGCGCGCGCAGTTGCCCGGCTGCTGACCCGGTTGGCCACCCGCCACGCGACGCCGGACTTCGTGCTGCGTGCGGCGATGCGCGGATCCGAACGCTCCACACTGCCGTCGACCGGGATGCCCTATCGCTGGACACCCGAGCACGGTGCCCGCGTCGGGGTGATGCCGCGGGAGGGTTCGGCCGCAGACATCCGGTGGTTCGAGGTGGAGCCGTGCTATGTCTTTCACGCGCTCAACGGTTACGACCACACCGGTCCGGACGGCGAGCAGATCGTGCTCGACGTGGTGCGCCACCCGTCGGTGTTCACCACCGGCGACCAGTTGTTCACCGACTCGATCACGTTGGACCGCTGGACGATTGACCTGGGTACCGGTCGAGTGCGCGAGCAGCGCCTGCACGACCAGGCTCAGGAGTTCCCGCGGGTGGACGAGCGGCTGGTCGGCCGCGAACACCGGTACGGCTACACCGTCGGCTTCGCCGCGGGACCGGGCGCGTCGCCGGGCGGCATCCTGCGCCACGATCTGCGCGAGGGCAGTGCCGATCGGGTCGACTTCGGGCCCGGCCGCGAACCCGGTGAGTTCGTGTTCGTCCCGTCCGCACCGGACGCCGGTGAGAACGACGGCGTGGTGATGGGTTTCGTCTACGACCAGGCCGAGAATCGCAGCGATCTGGTGCTGCTGGACGGGCAGACCCTGGCACCCGTTGCGACCGTGCACATTCCGGTGCGGGTTCCGCACGGGTTCCACGGCAATTGGGTGCCTTCGGGCGGTTAGCATCGGCAGATGACCGAAAACGGTCCGCCCACCACCCGCAGGCCTACCCCGCACGACCCGTCGGACTGGCACTGGATGTGGGAGGTCTACGTCTGCGGGTTGTGTGTGGCGGCCATCGTCGCGGTGGCGGTACTGCACGAACGCTTCGGGGGCAATATCCCGGTGGCCTGCGGCGCGCTCGCGGCCATCATCGTGATCGTTCTGACCTTCGGACGCAATGTCATTCGTGATGCCGATCCGATCGCCGGCCCGGTGCGCGCCCGCACCGTCGCCTTCGTCGCGACGGCGGTCGGACTGTGGATGATCGCGACCGTCGCGGCCGCGCCGGCCGTCGCGGCGATCCCGGCGCTCTACCCGCTGCTCTTCGCCACGCTGCCGCTGACCGCGGCCCTGGTGTTGACGTTCCTGGTCACCCTGGCGCCGTTGGCCTTTGCCGCCGCGAGCCACGGGCTCGGTTGGCCCAGCCTGCCCGCGGTGGCGGCGGTGACGATGGTCGGCGCCGTCGCGGCCCCGATCATCGGCACCACGATCATGACCACCCTGCGCCAACGCTGGCAGTTGGCCGAGACGGTCGCCGAGTTGGCGGCCAGCCGGGCCGAGACGGCCCGGCTGTCGCGGGAGGCCGGGGTGGCCGGCGAACGGGAGCGGCTGGCCCGCGAGATCCACGACACGCTGGCGCAGGGCTTCACCAGCATCGTGGCGCTGGCCCAGGCGGTGCAGGCCGAAAGTGCCAGTGACCCGGAAGCCGCCGCCCGGCACGTCGAGCTGATCCGGTGCACCGCCCGGGACAACCTGACCGAGGCCCGCACGATGGTGACCCGGCTGACCCCGGCCGCGCTCGAGCAGGGTTCACTGTCCGCAGCGCTGCGCCGCCAGTGCGACAGCCTGGCGGCCGAGACCGGCATCGCCGTCGATGTGCGTATCGACGAC
The genomic region above belongs to Mycolicibacterium sp. HK-90 and contains:
- a CDS encoding CdaR family transcriptional regulator, which codes for MRVPGVSLGQLLLALDATLVRLVQAPRGLDLPVASAALIDSDDVRLGLAPSAGSADVFFLLGVSEQDALRWVEQQSARRPPTAIFIKEPSGAVVARAVAAGTAVVAVDPRARWERLYRLVNHVFEHHGDGALHDSGTDLFGLAQSVADRTHGMVSIEDAQSHVLAYSASSDEADELRRLSILGRAGPPEHLAWIAQWGIFDALRSRPEAVRVAERPELGLRPRLAIGIFQPAADERRAPAFVGTIWVQQGSRPLADDAEEVLRGAAVLAARIMARLAATPSTHAVRVQELLGLGDPDTPVEVELIARELGVAADGRAAVIGFDSGAASGRLADVLALSASAFRHDAQMASAGSRVYVLFPSTGKAVTSWVRGTVAALRAELGLQLHAVIASPVAGLAGAAGARADVDRVLDSAERHPGALAAVTSLAEARTTVLLDEIVTAIATDERLIDPRVRALRADEPVLAETLGVYLDCFGDVAAAAQHLHVHPNTVRYRIRRVEQLLGASLNDADVRLLLALSLRATA
- the pruA gene encoding L-glutamate gamma-semialdehyde dehydrogenase, with the protein product MDAITNVPLPANEPVHDYAPGSGERARLSTALGELTGAPIDLPHVIGGKHTMGGGARIDVVQPHRHSARLGTLTNAEHSDATAAIDAALAAKYDWARLPFDERAAVFLRAADLLSGPWREKIAAATMLGQSKTAYQAEIDAPCELIDFWRFNVAFARQILAQQPISSPGVWNRTDHRPLEGFVYAITPFNFTAIAGNLPTAPALMGNTVVWKPSPTQTFAAYLTMQLLEAAGLPPGVINLVTGDGIAVSDVALADPRLAGIHFTGSTATFQHLWREVGNNIDRYHTYPRLVGETGGKDFVVAHASARPDVLRTALIRGAFDYQGQKCSAASRAFIPRSVWNQMGDDFLSATSELPYGDVTDLTNYGGAVIDERAFTKNVDAIERAKGAAGVTIAAGGEYDDSEGYFVRPTVLLSDDPTDEAFSTEYFGPILAVHVYPDAEYDEILDVVDTGARYALTGAVIADDREAVLTAADRLRNAAGNFYVNDKPTGAVVGQQPFGGSRASGTNDKAGSAQNLLRWTSARSIKETFVPPTNHTYPHMEA
- a CDS encoding sensor histidine kinase is translated as MTENGPPTTRRPTPHDPSDWHWMWEVYVCGLCVAAIVAVAVLHERFGGNIPVACGALAAIIVIVLTFGRNVIRDADPIAGPVRARTVAFVATAVGLWMIATVAAAPAVAAIPALYPLLFATLPLTAALVLTFLVTLAPLAFAAASHGLGWPSLPAVAAVTMVGAVAAPIIGTTIMTTLRQRWQLAETVAELAASRAETARLSREAGVAGERERLAREIHDTLAQGFTSIVALAQAVQAESASDPEAAARHVELIRCTARDNLTEARTMVTRLTPAALEQGSLSAALRRQCDSLAAETGIAVDVRIDDDLPQLGMAADVVLLRSAQEAMTNVRRHSHASALWVRLELAPDGVRLSLSDNGIGLPPDHVEGFGLRGMRARLDQVGGTLTLSAPDGGGVRVDVAVPA
- a CDS encoding isopenicillin N synthase family oxygenase → MTHSEVIVDQVVIRDGFVPLIDISSARTGDQRQRQAVADAIGRCCETSGFLLLVGHGVPDDVIADVNHALREFFYLPKAVKDRLRSDPTDPLARGYSSAGNLAATNDGADIEAEHQTPDQVEKFVHFPLGNPEGIDGPGWTDERVFVAERWPDVPGFRTAYQRYYAEMSSLATELSRLFALALGLREDWFDTLIDRHNSNLMANYYPADDQPAGHIRLSQHSDWGNLTILLQDESQRGLQVLDNNGEWLDVPLVPGAFVINIGDLLARWTNDRWVSTVHRVVSTGAPAAERFSLPFFHQPNFDAAIECIPTCATPDNPPRYEPVVSGPYLLNKFKIAYGQDPE
- a CDS encoding DUF6199 family natural product biosynthesis protein encodes the protein MLVLGGILCFLMAAALVYFALRPKLAFHLDEGWKFRGETEPSEAYIAVNGVGRLIAAVVAVVIGIACIGQYFGDKRDERAKQEQTDLYAVAEQRCESEVKPRFDEAIKWDNGKIANPDELHALAQALDVEIEIKPSSAPGPNRTSVQTSNMFVRDPALPKYHDMLLYYSGLPSHLGPRFEPVECSLAPPL
- a CDS encoding carotenoid oxygenase family protein, which encodes MTTAAIQQESEHPFLSGNFAPVHDEVTVTDLKVTGTIPGYLDGRYLRIGPNPLRAPDPRHYHWFLGDGMAHGIRLRDGAATWYRNRWVRSSSVARELGEQWAGGAHSAGFDFATNTNIIGHAGKTLALTEAGVRPYELTEELDTVGPTDFCGTLFGGYTAHPKHDPKTGELHAVSYNPLRGNLMSYTVTGVDGRVRRAVDIPLPAQTMMHDFTLTEKYVVIYDLPVILDLTTAVKHAPARAVARLLTRLATRHATPDFVLRAAMRGSERSTLPSTGMPYRWTPEHGARVGVMPREGSAADIRWFEVEPCYVFHALNGYDHTGPDGEQIVLDVVRHPSVFTTGDQLFTDSITLDRWTIDLGTGRVREQRLHDQAQEFPRVDERLVGREHRYGYTVGFAAGPGASPGGILRHDLREGSADRVDFGPGREPGEFVFVPSAPDAGENDGVVMGFVYDQAENRSDLVLLDGQTLAPVATVHIPVRVPHGFHGNWVPSGG
- a CDS encoding proline dehydrogenase, which encodes MGIFQRVARPTILAASRSPRLRRTAERLPVTRKVVDRFVAGETIPDALYTVGALRNSGRFVTVDHLGEDTTCADDADRTVQAYLALLDGLAQRGDVDATVRPLEVSLKLSALGQSLPRDGEKIAYENAHTICAKAREVGAWVTVDAEDHTTTDSTLSIVRDLRTEFDWLGTVLQAYLHRTEDDCREFAASGARIRLCKGAYDEPASVAYRDADDVTDSYLRCLRVLMAGSGYPMVASHDPVIIDAVPGLASEFGRDVDGFEYQMLYNIRDAEQRRLAEAGNHVRVYVPFGYEWYGYFVRRLAERPANLTFFLRALAERH